A single genomic interval of Cupriavidus necator harbors:
- a CDS encoding MMPL family transporter encodes MRPAMRRLALALWIFAMLACAAVISRTTFTADLSAFLPRLPSAEQQLLVNQLRDGLVSRLVLVGIEGGDADGRAAVSRAMAAQLRGDPRFTAIQNGEPVNQDADRQYVFAHRYLLSPAVTPERFSERGLAQALNESFELLASSAGLFTKSLLPRDPTGEVAAMLAQLDAGQRVPMHAGAWASRDGKRAVLLAQTAAAGSDTDAQAQAIGAVREAFAKAAIAGKYQLAMTGPGVFSVNARDTIRHDVERLSTIGVAIIVTLLLLVYRSVPLLVLGLVPVLSGALAGIAAVSLGFGGSVHGLTLGFGTTLIGEAVDYSIYLFVQSAQYTRDGRRDERAWLGGFWPTVRLGVLTSVCGFASLLLSGFPGLAQLGLYSIAGLATAALVTRFVLPQLVPATLHLRDVAPLGRRLQWLAARAHRLRWLVLVLVVAAATVLAMHRGTLWGRELQALSPVSASDQALDTRLREDLGAPDVRYLVVLSGPDQESVLQGAERVARELDPLVAQNFIGGYESPARYLPSAATQRERQASLPPPDELAQRLGAAIATQPVRASLFAPFLAQAEAARTGALLRREDLRGTSMALAVDALLAQRDGRWSATLPLRAPAQQSTGAADGVDTGAVRAAVARAGVPDTLFVDLKGESDRLYTGYLREALLLSLAGLLAIIVLLAVALRSARRVVATVLPLAAAALVVLGGLAALGQPLTLLHLVGLLLLMAVGSNYALFFNGPAAGSQVAGASPHTLVSLLLANLTTVAAFGLLALSSLPLLKAFGLTVGPGAVLALWFSAILARPAAPDTAKSAT; translated from the coding sequence ATGCGCCCAGCGATGCGCCGGCTCGCGCTGGCACTGTGGATCTTCGCCATGCTCGCCTGCGCGGCTGTGATCAGCCGCACCACCTTCACGGCCGACCTCTCGGCCTTCCTGCCGCGCCTGCCCAGCGCCGAGCAGCAATTGCTGGTGAACCAGCTGCGCGACGGGCTGGTATCGCGCCTGGTCCTGGTCGGGATCGAAGGCGGCGATGCCGATGGCCGCGCCGCGGTGTCGCGTGCCATGGCGGCACAGCTGCGCGGCGACCCCCGCTTCACGGCGATCCAGAACGGCGAGCCGGTCAACCAGGATGCAGACCGCCAATACGTGTTTGCGCACCGCTACCTGCTCAGCCCCGCGGTCACGCCCGAGCGCTTCAGTGAACGCGGCCTGGCGCAGGCGCTGAATGAATCGTTCGAGCTGCTGGCCTCGTCCGCCGGGCTCTTCACCAAGTCGCTGCTGCCGCGCGATCCCACCGGCGAAGTGGCCGCGATGCTGGCACAGCTGGATGCCGGGCAGCGCGTGCCCATGCACGCCGGCGCCTGGGCGTCGCGCGACGGCAAGCGCGCGGTGCTGCTGGCGCAGACCGCCGCCGCGGGGTCTGACACGGATGCGCAGGCACAAGCCATCGGGGCCGTGCGCGAGGCGTTTGCCAAGGCTGCGATCGCTGGCAAGTACCAGCTGGCGATGACCGGGCCGGGCGTGTTCTCCGTCAATGCACGCGACACCATCCGCCATGATGTGGAGCGCCTGTCGACCATCGGCGTGGCCATCATCGTCACGCTGCTGCTGCTGGTCTACCGCTCGGTGCCGCTGCTGGTGCTGGGGCTGGTGCCGGTACTGAGCGGCGCGCTGGCGGGCATTGCCGCGGTCAGCCTGGGCTTCGGCGGCTCGGTGCACGGACTGACGCTGGGCTTCGGCACCACGCTGATCGGCGAGGCGGTCGACTATTCGATCTACCTGTTCGTGCAGTCCGCGCAGTACACGCGCGACGGCCGGCGCGACGAGCGCGCCTGGCTGGGCGGCTTCTGGCCGACGGTGCGCCTGGGCGTGCTGACCTCGGTCTGCGGCTTTGCCTCGCTGCTGCTGTCGGGCTTTCCGGGGCTGGCGCAGCTGGGGCTGTATTCGATTGCCGGGCTGGCGACCGCGGCGCTGGTGACGCGCTTCGTGCTGCCGCAGTTGGTGCCGGCCACGCTGCACCTGCGCGACGTGGCGCCGCTGGGCCGCCGGCTGCAGTGGCTGGCGGCGCGCGCGCACCGGCTGCGCTGGCTGGTGCTCGTGCTGGTGGTGGCAGCCGCCACGGTGCTGGCCATGCACCGCGGCACGCTGTGGGGCCGCGAGCTGCAGGCGCTGAGCCCGGTGTCGGCCAGCGACCAGGCCCTCGATACCAGGTTGCGCGAGGATCTTGGCGCGCCCGACGTGCGCTACCTGGTGGTGCTGTCCGGGCCGGACCAGGAATCCGTGCTGCAGGGCGCGGAGCGCGTGGCCCGTGAACTGGACCCGCTGGTGGCACAGAATTTCATCGGCGGCTACGAGAGCCCGGCGCGCTACCTGCCCAGCGCGGCGACCCAGCGCGAGCGCCAGGCCAGCCTGCCGCCGCCCGACGAGCTGGCGCAGCGCCTGGGCGCCGCCATCGCCACGCAGCCGGTGCGCGCGTCACTGTTCGCGCCTTTCCTGGCGCAGGCCGAGGCCGCGCGCACCGGTGCGCTGCTGCGGCGCGAGGACTTGCGCGGCACCTCCATGGCGCTGGCTGTCGATGCGTTGCTGGCGCAGCGCGACGGGCGCTGGAGCGCCACGCTGCCGCTGCGCGCACCGGCCCAACAAAGCACCGGCGCGGCCGACGGCGTCGACACCGGCGCGGTGCGGGCCGCGGTGGCGCGGGCCGGCGTTCCCGACACGCTGTTCGTCGACCTCAAGGGCGAATCCGACCGCCTCTACACCGGCTACCTGCGCGAGGCCTTGCTGCTGTCGCTGGCCGGCCTGCTGGCGATCATCGTGCTGCTGGCCGTGGCGCTGCGCTCGGCACGGCGCGTCGTGGCCACGGTGCTGCCGCTGGCCGCGGCGGCGCTGGTGGTGCTGGGCGGGCTGGCAGCGCTCGGCCAGCCGCTGACGCTGCTGCACCTGGTGGGCCTGCTGCTGCTGATGGCCGTGGGCTCCAATTACGCGCTATTCTTCAACGGCCCCGCTGCAGGCAGCCAGGTGGCGGGCGCTTCACCGCATACGCTGGTGTCGCTGCTGCTGGCCAACCTGACCACGGTGGCCGCCTTCGGCCTGCTGGCGCTGTCGAGCCTGCCGCTGCTCAAGGCCTTCGGCCTGACAGTAGGTCCAGGGGCCGTGCTGGCCCTGTGGTTTTCGGCGATCCTGGCGCGCCCCGCGGCGCCAGACACAGCCAAGAGTGCAACATGA